Within Desulfurobacteriaceae bacterium, the genomic segment AAAACTCCAAGTACCAGTCCGCAAACTCGTTCCAGATAAACTGGTAAATAGCCTTTGCTGCATCGTTAAAACGATAGTTTTCGAGTTCCCTCTCTACGCTTTTTGTGGTTTCAGAAAGTTTTGTAAGTATCCATCTGTCCTCTGGAGCGTAAGATAGAGAACCTTCAAGGTTTACATTTTCAAGTGCAGAGAAGATAAATCTCGCAATGTTCCAAATCTTGTTTGCAAAGTGTTTATAACCTTCGATTATCTTCTTTGAAAGCCTTATATCTCTTCCTTGCGCAGCCAAAGCACAAAGAGTAAACCTTAAAGTGTCTGTTCCAAATTCCTCTATTACTTCAAGTGGGTCAATAACGTTTCCTTTTGTTTTACTCATCTTATGACCGTGTTCGTCCCTAACGAGGGCGTGAACGTAAACATCGCTAAAAGGTTTCTCTTTCATAAAGTGGTATCCCATCATCATCATACGGGATACCCAGAAGAAGATAATGTCAAAACCGGTAACAAGAAGGTCTGTTGGATAAAACGCCTTTAAGTCATCAGTATCTTCTGGCCATCCTAAAGTTCCAAAAGGCCAAAGTGCAGAACTAAACCAAGTATCAAGAACATCTTCATCTTGGTAGATATTTTCACTCTTACATTTTTCACACACCTTTGGTGTTTCTTCAGAAACTGTTACGTGTCCACAATCTCTACAGTACCAAGCAGGAATTCTATGTCCCCACCAGATTTGTCTTGAAATACACCAGTCTTTTATGTTGTACATCCAGTCAAAGAAAGTGTTTTCCCACTGCTTCGGAATAAAGCGAATTTCTCCACTCTTTACAGCTTCTATTGCTTTTTCTGCTAAAGGCTTTGTCTTCACAAACCATTGGTCGGAAAGGAATGGCTCAACAACTGTTTTACATCTATAACAGTGTCCAACAGCGTGCTTTATAGGTTCTTCCTTCTCTAAAAGCCCTTCCTCTTTTAACATTGAAACAATTGCTTTCCTTACTTCATATCTATCAAGCCCCTTAAACGGTTCTACTGTAATCTTCGCAAGATCGTCCATTACCTGAATTAAAGGTAGATTATGCCTCTGCCCTACTTCAAAGTCGTTAAAGTCGTGAGCTGGTGTTATCTTTACGGCTCCCGTTCCAAACTCTGGATCAACATACTCATCGGCAATTATTGGAATTTCCCTATTAACTATTGGAAGTCTTACCTTTTTACCAATGAGATCTTTATACCTTTCATCGTTTGGATTTACAGCAACCGCAACGTCTCCAAGCATAGTTTCTGGTCTTGTTGTAGCAACTGTTATAAAGCCACTTCCATCAACCAAAGGATACTTCATGTACCATAGCATTCCCTTTTCTTCTTCGTGTTCGACTTCAAGGTCTGAAAGTGCAGTGTGACATCTTGGACAC encodes:
- a CDS encoding valine--tRNA ligase, whose translation is MLSNTYNPSLFEDKWYNFWLEKGYFHADEKKVLSGEKKKFSVVLPPPNVTGALHIGHALNSTLQDIICRYKRMKGFEVCWIPGTDHAGIATQWVVEKQLAGEGLTRHDIGREKFLERVWKWKEQYGNRIINQLKKLGTSCDWDRARFTMDEGFSKAVRRAFVTLYKEGLIYKGKRLINWCPRCHTALSDLEVEHEEEKGMLWYMKYPLVDGSGFITVATTRPETMLGDVAVAVNPNDERYKDLIGKKVRLPIVNREIPIIADEYVDPEFGTGAVKITPAHDFNDFEVGQRHNLPLIQVMDDLAKITVEPFKGLDRYEVRKAIVSMLKEEGLLEKEEPIKHAVGHCYRCKTVVEPFLSDQWFVKTKPLAEKAIEAVKSGEIRFIPKQWENTFFDWMYNIKDWCISRQIWWGHRIPAWYCRDCGHVTVSEETPKVCEKCKSENIYQDEDVLDTWFSSALWPFGTLGWPEDTDDLKAFYPTDLLVTGFDIIFFWVSRMMMMGYHFMKEKPFSDVYVHALVRDEHGHKMSKTKGNVIDPLEVIEEFGTDTLRFTLCALAAQGRDIRLSKKIIEGYKHFANKIWNIARFIFSALENVNLEGSLSYAPEDRWILTKLSETTKSVERELENYRFNDAAKAIYQFIWNEFADWYLEFSKQRIYKGTEEEKRTAVFVLITVLRDTMKLLHPIMPFLTEEIYQKLPNKDAESIVIAKWPSPEYNFEEDKERVEIVKEVIRGIRNVKAELNIPPSTLVEVLVKSTDEKLLETIDKMVPSIKQLAKVSEISKVSEAPSQCISFFLPNLEVYVKVGELIDVEAEIERISKKLQKLEKEIGKLSKKLSNENFLKKAPKEVVEKTKQELEEQKEVFEKLNRTLKQLESFNS